Sequence from the Nitrosospira multiformis genome:
GGTAATATTTGGCGGACAAGGTTAACATTAACGTTAATTTAAACCGATAAATCGTTTTGTGAGGGTGGTCATGGCGCATACAATTCCACAAACGTCACGCGACTACGACAACACACGTGTTGTCGAACGTCCCGATGGTTTTTATTGGCATGATGAAAACGAAAGTGAAAAGGTTTTCGGCCCCTTTCCCACTTTGCTCGAAGCCATTCAGGATATGGAATATAACGCTGAATCGGATTATGAACCGGGGGAAACCCTGGAACAGGCGGAAGACGAGATCGGCATATCCGGCTGGATCGATCAGGAGACAGGGGAGCCAAGTGAAGAGTCATTCCGTCATGACAACTGATCAAGACGGTCGATCCTGTACGCTTTGATCGATGGAAATACCTGTCACTTAGGCTCAACAGAAATACCCGCAATATGGAACGGCGAGTCCAGGAAGACGCGAGCTGAGTCGTTGGCCAGAATCTCATGTAGCTGAGGCGATCTATTAAACGCCTCATCCTATCTTCAAGCATTAAAACCTAAATCCGGCAGTTGACCACTCGATTTTTAGCGTAGCACTATGATCCACAAAGACTGTTTGCATTACTTGACCTTCACCTTTTTGATGAGTTCGCTACAGGGCAAATTGCACGGTTTTTATGGCGCATGTCGGCGTTGCAACTCCTTGGAATGGAATGACCATTCCGCGTCATTGCGCCTTGCCCTGCACCTCAAAAACCGCACACTCTACCCTGTCCAATTGCCGGATTTAGGTTAAACCCAAATCCAATCGATAAGACGGGCATTGCTTTGGCACCGCAATATCAGAATATGAGCCGTCTCTTTTATTTCTTTAGCCAAAGATTTCCATGAGCTATCGCGAAGAACAAGACACCATGGGCACCGTACAGGTGCCGACCAGCGCGCTATGGGGTGCGCAAACACAACGTTCCTTACAGAATTTCAGAATTTCCGGTGAACTGATGCCTGACGCATTAATTCACGCGCTTGCGCTGGTAAAACGGGCCGCGGCGAGCGTGAACCAGGATCTGGGTCTGCTCGATGCGCATAAAGCCAATGCCATCATTCAGGCTGCTGATGAGGTAATCGAAGGCTGTCACAAAATGGAATTCCCCCTAGTAGTGTGGCAGACAGGCTCAGGAACGCAGACTAATATGAATATGAATGAGGTGCTGGCAAACCGCGCCTCTGAATTGCTCGGTGGCGGAAGAGGCATTGAATGCAAAATTCATCCCAATGATGATGTGAACATGGGACAGTCATCCAATGATGTTTTTCCGTCGGCCATGCACGTGGCGGCAACCCGCTCTATCCACCATCAACTGAAACCCGCCATTGGCACGCTACGGCAAACCCTTGCCGCCAAAGCCGAGGAATTTTCCAGTATCGTCAAAATTGGCCGCACACACTTGCAGGATGCGACGCCCCTGACGCTGGGGCAAGAATTCTCAGGTTATGTTTCGCAGCTGGATCACGGGTTAACCCATGTGGATACATCGCTTCCGCACCTGTATGAGTTGGCCATGGGTGGCACGGCTGTGGGTACAGGCTTGAATACCCATCCCGAATTCGCCGTGCGCATGGCAGCGGAATTGGCAAGATTGACGGAACTGCCATTTATTACCGCATTCAATAAGTTTGAGGCACTCGCCGCCAATGACGCGCTGGTTCACGCGCACGGTGCACTGAAAACGCTGGCGGCGTCCTTGATGAAAATCGCCAATGACATCCGCTGGCTCGCGTCAGGACCCCGCTGCGGCATCGGTGAACTAAAAATTCCCGAAAACGAACCCGGTAGTTCCATTATGCCAGGCAAGGTCAACCCAACTCAATCAGAGGCGGTAACCATGCTTTGTTGCCAGGTGATGGGCAATGATGTAGCGATCAACATGGGGGGAGCGATGGGTAATTTTGAGCTGAATGTCATGAAACCGCTTATTATTCACAATTTCCTGCAAAGTGTGCGCCTGCTTTCGGATGGAATAATGAGTTTCAACGATCATTGCGCGAGTGGAATAACCGCTAATATTGAACACATCGACAAATTGATGCGTAATTCCTTGATGCTGGTGACCGCGCTTGCTCCTCACATCGGCTACAACAAGGCTGCGGAGATCGCCAAGAAGGCACACCGCGAGAGCACCACGCTAAAAGAAGCCGCAATTGCGTCAGGCTATGTTACGGCGGATCAATACGAAACATGGGTCAGGCCAGAGGATATGA
This genomic interval carries:
- the fumC gene encoding class II fumarate hydratase; this encodes MSYREEQDTMGTVQVPTSALWGAQTQRSLQNFRISGELMPDALIHALALVKRAAASVNQDLGLLDAHKANAIIQAADEVIEGCHKMEFPLVVWQTGSGTQTNMNMNEVLANRASELLGGGRGIECKIHPNDDVNMGQSSNDVFPSAMHVAATRSIHHQLKPAIGTLRQTLAAKAEEFSSIVKIGRTHLQDATPLTLGQEFSGYVSQLDHGLTHVDTSLPHLYELAMGGTAVGTGLNTHPEFAVRMAAELARLTELPFITAFNKFEALAANDALVHAHGALKTLAASLMKIANDIRWLASGPRCGIGELKIPENEPGSSIMPGKVNPTQSEAVTMLCCQVMGNDVAINMGGAMGNFELNVMKPLIIHNFLQSVRLLSDGIMSFNDHCASGITANIEHIDKLMRNSLMLVTALAPHIGYNKAAEIAKKAHRESTTLKEAAIASGYVTADQYETWVRPEDMTKSK